The following proteins come from a genomic window of Phormidium ambiguum IAM M-71:
- a CDS encoding 2OG-Fe(II) oxygenase, whose translation MEFHLEAIATQKVKVNILLTGGHNYTIWLNTNSPLLYSLLAVIKGESQQQANFSSQWFHIALENGHSAISFPKTSLVGIVTEPPLLLQNPVSKEAQKTNIFTSPFIQIDNFLSEIEKTNLINYTLEKESAFVDTGPLYNTSYHPEHRKSLVLYEFPEIAEMFLQRLRKVIPFVLSQLGISLFPISRIEMQLTAHNDNNYFRFHKDNGTPETDTRELTYCYYFYREPKPFSGGELKIYDRIFHNSSDYASKSFQTIEPRNNSIVFFPSNCYHEVLPVNCVSQAFADSRFTLNGWVRRAENFVL comes from the coding sequence ATGGAATTTCATCTAGAGGCGATCGCAACTCAGAAAGTTAAAGTTAATATTCTTCTCACTGGAGGACATAACTACACAATTTGGTTAAATACCAATTCGCCACTCTTGTACAGTCTTTTAGCTGTCATTAAAGGAGAATCCCAGCAACAAGCAAATTTCTCTTCACAATGGTTTCATATCGCTTTAGAAAATGGTCATTCCGCCATATCTTTTCCGAAAACTTCCCTCGTTGGCATAGTAACTGAACCACCTTTACTATTGCAAAATCCTGTCTCAAAAGAGGCGCAAAAAACAAATATTTTCACTTCTCCATTTATTCAAATTGACAATTTTTTAAGTGAAATAGAAAAGACAAATTTAATTAATTATACTTTAGAAAAAGAATCAGCTTTCGTAGATACGGGGCCTTTGTATAATACTTCATATCATCCAGAGCATCGCAAATCTTTGGTTTTATATGAATTTCCTGAAATCGCGGAAATGTTCCTGCAACGCTTGAGAAAAGTTATACCTTTTGTACTAAGTCAATTGGGAATAAGTTTATTTCCGATTTCCCGCATTGAAATGCAATTAACCGCCCATAATGATAATAATTACTTCCGGTTCCATAAAGATAACGGCACACCTGAAACCGACACTAGAGAATTGACTTATTGCTACTACTTTTATCGAGAACCGAAACCTTTTTCGGGTGGGGAATTGAAAATTTACGATCGCATATTCCACAACTCTTCCGATTACGCAAGTAAAAGTTTCCAAACCATTGAACCACGCAACAATAGCATTGTCTTTTTCCCCAGCAATTGCTATCACGAAGTTCTACCAGTCAATTGCGTTTCCCAAGCATTTGCTGACAGCAGATTTACACTTAACGGTTGGGTGCGTCGAGCAGAAAATTTTGTGCTTTAA
- a CDS encoding ankyrin repeat domain-containing protein: MISTKDKDVLLRRAAQTGDINGVKALLAQGANLNSTDKDGTTPLMFAARNGYIEIVTVLLEAGANVNKPKKLNGMTALMLAATSNQVDVVKALIADGADINAKNDEGSTALMMAAFKGNTEVVRLLLVAGADVNVKDKDEDTALTLAANSGFTDVVEALLAAGADVNQTSGGETALTLASDRGHLEVVQALLAVGADVNAKNPDGWTGLISAAAGGHTEIVRSLVDRGADINAQDSDRETALHLAVVEGNTAVVELLLNRGANINAKNQLGDTPLLLAALHNHDHIVAILQRFGADCNVTNFDETALTLAVSHGNVRMIQILLEGGADINLATEDGKTPLIKAAENSSSDMLELLISAGAKVNLPDNLGATALIWAVSRGYGEAVKVLLAAGADVNQKRDGMTALAIAKSNGYSDIVKLLEAARAQE; encoded by the coding sequence ATGATCTCCACTAAAGATAAAGATGTTTTATTGAGACGAGCAGCACAGACTGGAGACATTAATGGAGTAAAGGCTTTATTAGCTCAGGGTGCGAATCTTAATTCTACAGATAAAGATGGCACTACTCCGTTGATGTTTGCGGCTCGGAATGGCTATATAGAAATAGTCACAGTTCTTTTAGAAGCCGGAGCTAATGTTAATAAGCCAAAAAAACTGAATGGGATGACGGCTTTAATGTTGGCTGCTACTAGCAATCAAGTAGATGTAGTCAAGGCTTTAATCGCTGATGGTGCTGATATAAATGCCAAAAATGATGAAGGAAGTACTGCTTTAATGATGGCTGCTTTTAAAGGTAACACGGAAGTAGTACGACTTTTATTGGTGGCTGGTGCGGATGTCAATGTTAAAGATAAAGATGAGGATACGGCGCTGACTTTAGCAGCTAATAGTGGTTTTACGGATGTGGTAGAAGCTTTGTTGGCGGCTGGTGCGGATGTCAATCAAACTAGCGGCGGGGAAACTGCTTTGACTTTAGCATCCGATCGAGGACATTTAGAAGTTGTTCAAGCACTGTTAGCTGTTGGTGCAGATGTCAATGCGAAAAATCCTGATGGCTGGACAGGATTGATTTCAGCGGCGGCTGGTGGTCATACTGAGATTGTAAGAAGTTTAGTCGATCGAGGTGCTGATATTAATGCTCAAGATTCCGATCGAGAAACTGCTTTACATTTAGCTGTGGTAGAAGGTAATACTGCTGTTGTGGAACTGCTCTTGAATCGAGGGGCAAATATTAACGCCAAAAATCAACTTGGGGATACACCTTTATTATTAGCAGCTTTACACAATCATGACCATATTGTAGCTATTTTGCAGCGTTTTGGCGCAGATTGTAATGTTACTAATTTTGATGAAACAGCTTTAACTTTGGCTGTATCTCATGGCAATGTGAGGATGATTCAGATTTTATTAGAAGGTGGTGCTGATATTAATTTAGCTACAGAAGATGGTAAAACTCCGCTAATTAAAGCAGCAGAAAATAGTAGTAGCGATATGTTGGAATTGTTAATTTCAGCTGGTGCTAAAGTTAATTTGCCAGATAATTTGGGTGCTACAGCTTTAATTTGGGCAGTTTCTAGAGGTTATGGGGAAGCGGTAAAAGTTTTGTTGGCTGCTGGTGCGGATGTCAATCAGAAACGAGATGGAATGACGGCTTTGGCGATCGCTAAATCTAATGGTTATTCTGATATTGTAAAATTACTGGAAGCAGCAAGAGCTCAGGAGTAA
- a CDS encoding DUF4079 domain-containing protein encodes MSLEIPTSVKVWSQFIHPTLMWVLFALSLYALYLGVLVRRTRSAEGEAKKELIKGKFNIKHYQVGSLLLAVMIVTTLIGMGATYINNGKLFVGPHLLVGLGMMGLIATSASLSPFMQKGQNWARYSHIFLNIALLVLFGWQAITGVEIVQRILSKM; translated from the coding sequence ATGAGCTTGGAAATCCCTACCTCTGTAAAAGTTTGGAGTCAATTTATTCACCCCACTTTAATGTGGGTTCTCTTTGCCTTGTCGCTTTATGCCTTGTATCTAGGCGTTTTAGTTCGCCGGACTAGAAGCGCAGAAGGAGAAGCAAAGAAAGAGCTAATCAAGGGTAAGTTTAACATCAAACATTACCAAGTAGGCTCTCTACTTTTGGCAGTAATGATAGTTACCACCTTGATTGGAATGGGTGCTACATATATCAATAACGGTAAATTATTTGTTGGCCCTCATTTATTGGTAGGGTTAGGCATGATGGGATTAATTGCTACTTCAGCTTCTCTTTCTCCCTTCATGCAAAAAGGACAAAATTGGGCACGTTACAGTCACATTTTTTTAAATATTGCACTTTTGGTTTTGTTTGGTTGGCAAGCAATTACAGGGGTTGAAATAGTCCAAAGAATTCTCAGTAAAATGTAA
- a CDS encoding DUF1997 domain-containing protein, which produces MQSQYSEYQSIEMSETFLDFRENFSPAEESSTQTAEELEPFRFHGYFEDCMEMYAPPQVVAEYLNAHHEWFRRCAQPMKAEPLGENGYALVIGRFGSFGYEVEPKIGLHLLPPEAGVYRIRTISIPDYVAPGYDVDFNAAMKLVEVNTDLVNENTQLMKEYPSTITRIEWQLDLAVFIKFPRFIHRLPKNLIQNTGDRLLAQIVRQVNRRLTQKVQEDFHTSLGLLLPQKIKRH; this is translated from the coding sequence ATGCAATCACAATACAGCGAGTATCAATCTATAGAAATGTCTGAGACTTTTTTGGATTTTAGAGAAAATTTTTCGCCAGCAGAAGAGTCAAGCACACAAACGGCAGAAGAACTTGAACCTTTTCGCTTTCATGGTTATTTTGAAGATTGTATGGAAATGTATGCGCCACCGCAGGTAGTTGCTGAGTATCTTAATGCTCATCATGAGTGGTTTCGGCGTTGTGCTCAACCGATGAAAGCCGAGCCTTTAGGGGAAAATGGCTATGCTTTAGTAATCGGACGATTTGGTTCTTTTGGTTATGAAGTAGAACCAAAAATTGGTTTACATCTATTACCACCAGAAGCTGGTGTTTACCGCATCCGCACAATTTCTATCCCAGATTACGTAGCTCCTGGTTATGATGTAGATTTTAATGCAGCAATGAAATTAGTTGAAGTAAATACAGATTTGGTTAATGAAAATACGCAATTGATGAAGGAGTATCCTAGTACAATTACTAGGATAGAGTGGCAACTCGATCTAGCAGTATTTATTAAATTTCCTCGATTTATCCATCGGTTGCCGAAGAATTTAATTCAAAATACAGGCGATCGCTTATTAGCTCAAATTGTTCGCCAAGTAAACCGTCGCTTAACCCAAAAAGTTCAAGAAGATTTTCATACTAGCTTAGGATTGCTTTTACCCCAAAAAATTAAAAGACATTAG
- a CDS encoding SDR family oxidoreductase: MKAFVAGATGQTGRRIVEELVKRQIPVRALVRDLEKAKGLLPDQVELVVGDVLQPETLTQAIGDSTVLLCATGASPSFDPTGPYKVDYEGTKNLVDVAKANNIQHFVLVTSLCVSKFFHPLNLFWLILVWKKQAEEYLQNSGLTYTIVRPGGLTNEENPQQVVMSVADTLFEGRIPRTKVAQTCIEALFQPAATNKIVEVVAQPQEKEKSWEELFSSVK; the protein is encoded by the coding sequence ATGAAAGCATTTGTAGCAGGGGCAACAGGTCAAACAGGTCGCCGAATTGTCGAAGAATTGGTGAAGCGGCAAATTCCTGTCCGTGCTTTGGTGCGGGATTTGGAAAAAGCCAAAGGATTGTTGCCAGATCAAGTAGAGTTGGTAGTAGGAGATGTACTTCAACCTGAGACTCTGACTCAGGCTATAGGAGATAGCACAGTCCTATTGTGTGCGACTGGTGCGAGTCCTAGTTTTGACCCCACAGGCCCTTATAAAGTAGACTACGAAGGTACCAAGAACTTGGTTGATGTTGCTAAAGCTAATAACATTCAACACTTTGTTTTGGTTACTTCCCTTTGTGTCTCGAAGTTTTTTCATCCACTAAACTTATTTTGGTTAATTTTAGTGTGGAAAAAACAAGCTGAGGAATATCTCCAAAATAGTGGTCTAACTTATACAATAGTTCGCCCTGGGGGTCTAACTAATGAGGAAAATCCCCAACAAGTTGTGATGTCTGTCGCTGACACTTTATTTGAGGGTCGAATACCTCGAACTAAAGTAGCGCAGACTTGTATTGAGGCATTATTTCAACCAGCAGCAACGAATAAAATTGTCGAAGTTGTTGCTCAACCTCAAGAGAAAGAAAAAAGTTGGGAGGAACTGTTTTCTAGTGTGAAATGA
- a CDS encoding glycoside hydrolase family protein, with protein sequence MARRFPRKRFARGKKKSDFALKRVTVASSVAAVALLFWLISCQAIQRHSSGYFSWQRDRQQLSEPRLAKDLLADIFTTNTVTSPADVIIPPLMMTGGDPYIRALMRTISASESNEPNPYAVLYGGKQVHDLTHHPQVCVTIVTGPNRGRCSTAAGRYQILYKTWLEKSERYHPKPTPFLFWTVYSFEPEYQDAIVHAWLSDRQAWGVNISNLLRQGKIDEVLRLLSGTWTSLGYGKEDNSMSQYLPEIYQRMLKEELQIASQN encoded by the coding sequence TTGGCTCGGAGATTTCCTCGGAAGCGTTTTGCAAGAGGCAAAAAAAAGTCAGATTTCGCTCTCAAGCGGGTAACAGTTGCGAGTTCAGTAGCAGCTGTTGCTTTATTGTTTTGGCTCATTAGCTGCCAAGCTATCCAAAGACACTCATCAGGTTATTTTTCTTGGCAACGCGATCGACAACAGCTTTCTGAACCAAGATTAGCCAAAGATTTACTCGCAGACATATTTACTACTAACACTGTTACTAGCCCCGCAGATGTAATTATTCCGCCGTTAATGATGACTGGGGGCGATCCTTATATTCGCGCTTTGATGCGAACAATTTCGGCAAGCGAGTCAAATGAACCAAATCCTTACGCAGTACTTTATGGGGGTAAGCAGGTACATGATTTGACCCATCATCCCCAGGTATGTGTAACTATAGTTACAGGCCCTAATCGGGGTCGATGTAGTACGGCGGCGGGAAGATATCAAATATTATACAAGACTTGGCTGGAAAAATCAGAACGTTATCACCCTAAGCCTACGCCTTTTTTGTTTTGGACTGTGTATAGTTTTGAACCAGAATATCAAGATGCGATCGTTCATGCTTGGTTAAGCGATCGTCAAGCTTGGGGAGTTAATATTTCCAATCTTCTACGTCAAGGAAAGATTGATGAAGTGTTACGTTTGCTTTCTGGTACTTGGACAAGTTTAGGATATGGCAAAGAAGATAACTCTATGAGCCAATATTTACCAGAAATCTATCAGCGAATGCTGAAAGAGGAACTCCAGATAGCTAGTCAAAATTAA
- a CDS encoding DNA polymerase III subunit gamma/tau, with protein MSYEPLHHKYRPQTFAHLVGQEAIATTLTNAIQQERIAPAYLFTGPRGTGKTSSARIFAKSLNCLSSNVPTESPCGKCDVCVTIAKGSSLDVIEIDAASNTGVDNIREIIERSQFSPVQCRYKVYIIDEVHMLSTAAFNALLKTLEEPPDRVIFVLATTDPQRVLPTIISRCQRFDFRRIPLQEMVDHLWKIANQENINITKEAVTLIAQVAQGGLRDAESLLDQLSLFPGKVTVEAVWDLVGAVPERDLMEMLEAIAKEQSTNVLEIARRLMDRGREPLIVVQNLASFYRDLLIAKSAPDRPDLAIVTTPTWEKMCAFTGLGIAQILTAQKLLKDSEVQIKNTTQPRLWLEVTLLGLLPSAINQNTQPNTNHVISQNVKPGNVTQNFSKSTLQKTPVPEDSTSVKPSVKFENIQTNQEINHVVADTYKSAEVPEITETSQFPEITDREINLEQIWQQILEYLPVSGKSLFRQFGCLLSLEDSQAQIGIKTVNLLKHAQPKISDLEAALGRIFKRKIKVNLKVGTSNNTEKKPEVKIPHQKPEISDLNSTNIESKTESPEISVKIDAEKSNPPIDNFPESKAKPSISQESQKTREQSTPNLAKNPEEEELKKATQRLISLFNGEVIKFTENLEIVDTLPEKSNLRSTSEKPDFDANFEPEEETEGEQDF; from the coding sequence ATGTCTTACGAACCGTTACATCATAAGTATCGTCCTCAGACTTTTGCCCACTTAGTCGGGCAAGAAGCGATCGCAACTACTTTAACTAATGCGATTCAACAAGAACGGATTGCTCCAGCATACTTGTTTACGGGGCCTAGAGGGACGGGTAAAACTTCCAGCGCGAGGATTTTTGCTAAATCATTAAATTGTCTTTCTAGTAATGTTCCCACAGAAAGTCCTTGTGGTAAATGTGATGTTTGTGTGACTATTGCCAAAGGTTCTTCTTTAGATGTAATTGAAATTGATGCTGCTAGCAATACTGGGGTAGATAATATTCGGGAGATTATTGAACGATCGCAGTTTTCCCCAGTACAGTGTCGTTACAAAGTTTACATCATTGACGAAGTTCACATGCTATCAACGGCAGCGTTTAATGCCTTACTAAAAACTCTAGAAGAGCCGCCAGACCGAGTAATTTTTGTCTTGGCAACTACCGATCCTCAAAGAGTTTTGCCGACGATTATTTCTCGTTGTCAAAGATTTGATTTTCGCCGGATTCCTTTACAAGAAATGGTCGATCATTTGTGGAAAATTGCCAATCAAGAAAACATTAATATTACTAAAGAAGCAGTTACTTTAATTGCTCAAGTTGCTCAAGGTGGGTTGAGAGATGCAGAAAGTTTATTAGATCAATTAAGTTTATTTCCCGGAAAAGTTACAGTTGAAGCCGTTTGGGATTTAGTAGGTGCTGTTCCCGAACGAGATTTAATGGAGATGCTAGAGGCGATCGCCAAAGAGCAAAGTACTAATGTTTTAGAAATTGCCCGTCGGTTAATGGATAGAGGTAGAGAACCGTTAATTGTTGTCCAAAATTTAGCTAGTTTTTACCGAGATTTGTTAATTGCTAAAAGTGCGCCCGATCGCCCAGATTTAGCGATCGTAACTACACCAACTTGGGAAAAAATGTGTGCTTTTACTGGATTGGGAATTGCCCAAATTTTAACAGCACAAAAATTACTCAAAGATAGCGAAGTCCAAATTAAAAATACTACTCAACCACGACTATGGTTAGAAGTTACCTTATTGGGATTATTACCTTCAGCAATTAACCAAAATACACAACCTAATACTAATCATGTAATTTCCCAAAATGTTAAACCAGGGAATGTAACTCAGAATTTTTCTAAATCCACCCTGCAAAAAACTCCAGTTCCCGAAGATTCAACTTCTGTAAAACCTTCGGTTAAATTTGAAAATATTCAAACAAATCAAGAAATTAATCATGTTGTTGCTGACACTTATAAATCTGCGGAAGTACCAGAAATTACAGAAACTTCCCAATTTCCTGAAATTACGGATCGAGAAATCAATTTAGAACAAATTTGGCAACAAATTTTAGAGTATTTACCAGTTTCTGGCAAATCTCTGTTTCGTCAATTTGGATGCTTATTAAGTTTAGAAGATTCTCAGGCTCAAATAGGAATTAAAACTGTTAATTTGTTGAAGCACGCTCAACCTAAAATATCAGATTTAGAAGCAGCATTAGGGCGGATTTTCAAGCGAAAAATTAAAGTTAATTTAAAAGTAGGTACATCAAATAATACCGAAAAAAAACCAGAAGTAAAAATCCCTCATCAAAAACCCGAAATTTCTGATCTTAACAGCACAAATATTGAATCTAAAACCGAGTCTCCTGAAATTTCGGTAAAAATTGATGCGGAAAAATCGAATCCTCCGATCGACAATTTCCCAGAATCAAAAGCAAAACCATCAATTTCCCAGGAATCACAGAAAACACGAGAACAAAGTACCCCAAATTTAGCCAAAAACCCTGAAGAAGAAGAGTTAAAAAAAGCAACTCAACGTTTAATTAGTCTATTTAATGGTGAGGTAATAAAATTTACAGAAAATCTGGAAATAGTTGATACCTTACCAGAAAAAAGTAATTTGCGATCGACCTCTGAAAAACCTGATTTTGACGCGAACTTTGAACCAGAAGAAGAAACAGAAGGAGAACAGGATTTTTAA
- a CDS encoding caspase family protein, which produces MQQFSTASLIFFSLTFLTLIGLKFPHQTPHNLNPEKVNPVHIIQKTKISPSKQNKLNSQPTQSFLVVGGGPEPEANEIGIEKNILYFQRTLRVMGYNPAEVPIYFANGNNQQATVSYLDKNGMQLFKIPEIPHIKGASTLTNLRNIFQQLQNTKPDSLFFYFTGHGIRNPKDINNNLMLLWNDELLSVQMFSSLLDKLPPKTSFVGMMSQCFSGSFANLIYEGGNPKRPVTQRPRCGFFATVKTLPSVGCSPEINEADYEDYSTSFFAGLSGRSRTGKIVVSADYNQDGRVSFKEAHAFTKIDQNNIDLPLSTSEFWLQNQANKKTQETILSQSIDTILTTARPEQKYVVNYIIKMFNLNSEKSFRENQRTILRGKATTEEQKAYLTRLSMELLNIGMEKQVRNSQDSQAIGILERLIQCENGSWGK; this is translated from the coding sequence ATGCAACAATTTTCCACCGCTAGTTTAATTTTCTTTAGCTTGACTTTTTTGACACTGATCGGTCTAAAATTTCCCCACCAAACTCCTCATAATCTTAATCCAGAGAAAGTAAACCCCGTTCACATAATACAAAAAACAAAAATTAGCCCAAGTAAACAAAATAAATTAAATTCGCAACCGACCCAAAGTTTTTTAGTTGTGGGTGGTGGCCCTGAACCAGAAGCAAACGAAATTGGTATTGAAAAAAACATTCTATATTTTCAAAGAACCCTTCGTGTCATGGGATACAATCCAGCAGAAGTACCAATCTACTTTGCTAATGGTAACAATCAACAAGCCACCGTGAGTTACTTAGACAAAAATGGTATGCAATTGTTTAAAATTCCAGAAATTCCGCATATCAAAGGTGCCTCAACTTTAACTAATTTACGCAATATCTTTCAGCAATTGCAAAACACAAAACCAGATTCTTTATTCTTTTATTTTACTGGTCACGGAATTCGTAATCCAAAGGATATAAATAATAACCTAATGTTGTTGTGGAATGATGAACTTTTGAGCGTTCAAATGTTCTCTTCTTTGTTAGATAAATTACCTCCAAAAACATCTTTCGTCGGTATGATGAGTCAGTGTTTTTCTGGATCGTTCGCTAATTTAATTTATGAAGGCGGTAATCCTAAACGTCCTGTCACTCAGAGACCTCGCTGCGGTTTCTTTGCCACAGTAAAAACGCTGCCTTCCGTTGGCTGTTCTCCAGAAATTAACGAAGCTGACTATGAAGATTATAGTACTAGTTTCTTTGCAGGTTTAAGTGGACGCAGCCGTACTGGTAAGATAGTAGTTTCTGCTGACTATAATCAAGATGGAAGAGTTTCTTTTAAGGAAGCCCATGCTTTTACCAAAATTGACCAAAATAATATTGATTTACCACTTTCAACTTCAGAATTTTGGTTACAAAATCAAGCCAATAAAAAGACTCAAGAAACAATTTTATCTCAGTCAATAGATACAATTTTAACCACAGCACGACCCGAACAAAAATATGTAGTTAATTATATCATAAAAATGTTTAATTTGAACTCAGAAAAATCTTTTCGAGAAAATCAAAGAACAATTCTGCGAGGGAAAGCTACAACAGAAGAGCAAAAAGCGTATTTGACGCGGTTAAGCATGGAACTGTTAAACATCGGTATGGAAAAACAAGTCAGGAATTCACAAGATTCTCAGGCTATTGGCATACTTGAAAGATTGATTCAATGTGAAAATGGTTCTTGGGGGAAATAG
- a CDS encoding tetratricopeptide repeat protein gives MNRINPEITEKIKRTGRVIRNSVRKKLKQWLNPWLTSKQENYYQVPKNYTSQQDNRPLDSTDYEYFFMQLLEGVDHGWRKSQVERVFAALSERTTEAEWIDWLRGFGDRLLAAPTANEHLASQMIRLGELGCGTFGKISREIGFSLLARSPQAYIYNHEFYREPEIAETPAQKAQNLFNEGVEQFNAGDFWAAISTYDKALEILPKANEIWYNRGNALFKIGKATDAIASYEKALEIKSDKYEAWNNRGNALFNLGYIQEALESYTKAVEIQPQYHQAWFNKAVLLGNLGRLEEAIVSYDKALEIKPQDDQAWFNRGLVLGNLGNLEEAIASWDKALTINPERYEAWYNRSVALNNLGRTEEANASLEKAKTLKPDLY, from the coding sequence ATGAATAGAATAAATCCTGAAATAACAGAAAAGATCAAACGTACTGGGCGCGTGATTCGCAACTCAGTCAGAAAAAAACTCAAACAATGGCTAAACCCTTGGTTAACATCAAAGCAAGAAAACTATTATCAAGTACCAAAAAATTATACATCTCAACAAGATAATAGACCTTTAGATAGTACTGACTATGAATATTTTTTCATGCAGTTACTTGAAGGGGTAGATCATGGATGGCGAAAAAGTCAAGTTGAGCGAGTTTTTGCAGCGTTATCTGAGAGAACTACGGAGGCAGAATGGATTGATTGGTTAAGAGGATTTGGCGATCGCTTATTAGCAGCACCAACGGCAAACGAACACTTAGCCAGTCAAATGATTCGCTTGGGTGAATTAGGTTGTGGAACATTTGGCAAAATTTCACGGGAAATTGGATTTTCTTTATTAGCAAGATCCCCTCAAGCTTATATCTACAATCACGAATTTTATCGAGAACCAGAAATCGCGGAAACTCCCGCGCAAAAAGCGCAAAATTTATTTAATGAAGGAGTGGAACAATTTAATGCGGGCGACTTCTGGGCGGCAATTTCCACTTATGACAAAGCATTAGAAATTTTACCCAAGGCAAATGAAATTTGGTATAACCGAGGCAATGCTTTATTTAAAATAGGTAAAGCAACAGACGCGATCGCCAGTTATGAAAAAGCTTTGGAAATTAAATCTGACAAATACGAAGCTTGGAACAATCGTGGCAATGCTTTATTCAATTTGGGTTACATTCAAGAAGCTTTAGAAAGTTACACCAAAGCAGTAGAAATTCAACCCCAATATCATCAAGCTTGGTTTAACAAGGCCGTATTATTGGGTAATTTAGGTAGGCTGGAAGAAGCGATCGTATCTTACGATAAAGCTTTAGAGATTAAACCCCAAGACGATCAAGCTTGGTTTAATCGCGGATTAGTTTTAGGTAATTTAGGTAACTTAGAAGAAGCGATCGCTAGTTGGGACAAAGCCTTAACAATCAACCCAGAACGCTACGAAGCATGGTACAACCGCAGTGTAGCTTTAAATAACTTAGGGCGTACAGAAGAAGCAAATGCTAGTTTAGAAAAAGCAAAGACACTTAAACCCGACCTTTATTAA
- the purM gene encoding phosphoribosylformylglycinamidine cyclo-ligase translates to MDYRDAGVDVEAGRAFVDKIRSLVNKTHRPEVIGGLGGFSGFFELPSGYKQPVLVSGTDGVGTKLKIAHDLNCHNTVGIDLVAMCVNDVLTSGAEPLFFLDYLATGKLEQEQLADVVAGISQGCEMAGCSLLGGETAEMPGFYPPGVYDLAGFCVGVVEKSQLLSGSKVEIGDVAIALASQGVHSNGFSLVRKIISDGGFNWSDRPENLGGKSLGEILLTPTQIYVKPVLTAMSSGIEIHGMAHITGGGLPENLPRCLGTDQSIEIFPNSWQILPIFDWLATAGNVNLKAMFETFNMGIGFVVLVKPEQEKAAIKWFESQNIAAYCIGKVIPGKGNLVGLPE, encoded by the coding sequence ATGGATTATCGAGACGCGGGTGTTGATGTAGAGGCGGGTAGAGCTTTTGTAGATAAAATCCGCAGTTTAGTCAATAAAACCCATCGACCGGAAGTGATTGGCGGGTTGGGTGGGTTTAGTGGTTTTTTTGAGTTACCCAGCGGTTATAAACAACCTGTTTTAGTTTCGGGAACTGATGGAGTGGGGACGAAACTGAAGATTGCTCATGATTTAAATTGTCACAATACGGTAGGTATTGATTTAGTGGCAATGTGTGTCAATGATGTGCTGACTTCTGGTGCAGAACCTTTGTTTTTTTTGGATTATTTGGCAACTGGAAAGTTGGAACAAGAACAGCTGGCTGATGTGGTAGCGGGAATTAGTCAAGGTTGTGAAATGGCTGGTTGTAGCTTGTTAGGCGGGGAAACGGCGGAGATGCCTGGTTTTTATCCGCCAGGGGTGTATGATTTGGCGGGTTTTTGTGTGGGTGTGGTGGAAAAAAGCCAACTTTTGTCAGGTTCTAAGGTGGAAATTGGGGATGTGGCGATCGCTTTAGCTTCTCAAGGTGTCCACAGTAATGGTTTTAGTTTGGTGCGAAAAATTATCAGTGATGGTGGGTTTAACTGGAGCGATCGTCCAGAAAACTTAGGCGGTAAAAGTTTAGGGGAAATTTTATTAACTCCCACACAAATTTATGTAAAACCTGTATTAACTGCGATGTCTTCTGGCATTGAAATTCATGGCATGGCACACATTACAGGCGGCGGTTTACCAGAGAATTTACCTCGATGTTTGGGAACCGATCAATCAATAGAAATTTTCCCCAATAGCTGGCAAATTTTACCTATTTTTGATTGGTTAGCTACAGCTGGTAATGTTAACCTGAAAGCAATGTTTGAAACTTTTAATATGGGGATTGGGTTTGTAGTTTTAGTCAAACCGGAGCAAGAAAAAGCAGCAATTAAATGGTTTGAATCACAAAATATTGCGGCTTATTGTATTGGTAAGGTAATTCCCGGTAAAGGAAATCTTGTGGGGTTGCCAGAGTGA